A section of the Candidatus Dadabacteria bacterium genome encodes:
- the uvrB gene encoding excinuclease ABC subunit UvrB: protein MSAFKVHSDFKPAGGQPEAIRQVVSRLRDGVSDQVLLGVTGSGKTFSVAHAIAEVDRPALILAHNKILAAQLYGEFRELFPDNSVHYFVSYYDYYQPEAYIPQSNTYIEKDVAINDHIDKLRHDATTALFERRDIVVVASVSAIYGIGAPQDYYGMMSFIEKGAQADRDDFVSRLAGIQYERSGDAPARGTFRVRGDVVDVMPSHGDDEVVRVEFFGDTVESISAVSRETGAVLRRMDKAAFYPASHYVAPREKLLAAIDGIKGELEGRAGHFERRGMIERKDRLSERTSRDIEFLETMGFCPGIENYSRHLSGREEGEPPFTLLDYFPDDFVCVIDESHQTIPQIRGMYAGDRSRKETLVEHGFRLPSAIDNRPLNFDEFKNRVGQTLYVSATPAAYEMNVSRGAVAEQIIRPTGLADPAVEVRPARGQVDDLLGEIRIANGRGERVLVSTLTKKMAEDLTDCYREAGVKVRYMHSEIETLERVRIINDLRSGEFEVLVGINLLREGLDIPEVALFAVLDADREGYLRSETALIQMFGRAARNTNGRVIMYGDKVTPSMDAAMKETERRREIQVRYNKENGITPSAVKKNLRGAMGLVCEADYPAVEGEDDAQSVAPEKIPSKIKTLTAEMKKSADDLEFEKAAHLKKRIKTLKEMEAKYIADMKK, encoded by the coding sequence TTGAGCGCATTCAAAGTTCACAGCGATTTCAAACCCGCAGGCGGGCAGCCCGAAGCCATAAGGCAGGTGGTTTCGCGCCTTCGGGACGGGGTTTCCGATCAGGTGCTTCTCGGCGTTACCGGCAGCGGGAAAACATTTTCGGTCGCCCACGCCATTGCGGAGGTTGACCGCCCCGCCCTTATTCTCGCCCATAACAAAATCCTCGCCGCTCAACTCTACGGGGAGTTCAGGGAGTTGTTTCCCGACAACTCCGTTCACTACTTCGTAAGTTACTATGACTACTACCAGCCCGAAGCCTATATTCCCCAGAGCAACACCTACATAGAAAAGGATGTCGCCATCAACGACCACATAGACAAACTGCGCCACGACGCCACAACCGCGCTTTTTGAACGGCGCGACATTGTGGTGGTGGCGAGCGTCTCGGCGATATACGGCATCGGCGCGCCGCAGGATTACTACGGAATGATGAGTTTCATAGAAAAGGGCGCGCAGGCGGACAGGGACGATTTCGTGTCGCGCCTTGCGGGCATCCAATACGAAAGAAGCGGCGACGCCCCCGCGAGGGGAACCTTCAGAGTCCGTGGCGATGTGGTTGACGTTATGCCGTCCCACGGGGACGATGAGGTGGTGAGGGTGGAATTTTTCGGCGACACGGTTGAGAGTATAAGCGCCGTCAGCCGCGAAACGGGGGCGGTTCTCCGCCGTATGGACAAGGCGGCGTTCTATCCCGCATCCCACTATGTCGCCCCCAGAGAAAAACTTCTCGCCGCGATAGATGGGATAAAGGGTGAACTTGAGGGCAGGGCGGGGCATTTTGAGAGACGCGGCATGATTGAGCGCAAAGACCGGCTCTCCGAGCGCACGTCAAGAGATATTGAATTTCTTGAGACCATGGGTTTCTGCCCGGGCATAGAGAACTATTCGCGCCACCTGTCGGGCAGGGAGGAGGGCGAACCGCCGTTTACCCTGCTTGACTACTTTCCCGACGACTTTGTCTGCGTGATAGATGAAAGCCACCAGACAATACCGCAGATTCGCGGCATGTACGCCGGAGACAGAAGCCGCAAGGAAACCCTTGTTGAGCACGGCTTCCGGCTTCCCTCGGCGATTGACAACCGCCCGCTGAATTTTGACGAGTTCAAAAACAGGGTGGGGCAAACCCTGTATGTGTCCGCCACTCCCGCCGCCTACGAAATGAACGTTTCCCGCGGCGCGGTGGCGGAACAGATCATACGCCCAACGGGTCTGGCAGACCCTGCGGTTGAGGTCAGGCCCGCGCGCGGACAGGTTGACGACCTGCTGGGGGAGATTCGCATTGCCAACGGGCGCGGCGAGCGGGTTCTGGTCTCCACGCTCACAAAGAAGATGGCGGAAGACCTTACGGACTGCTACAGGGAGGCGGGCGTGAAAGTGCGCTATATGCACTCGGAGATAGAGACGCTTGAACGCGTCCGCATCATCAACGACCTGCGGAGCGGGGAGTTTGAGGTTCTTGTGGGAATCAACCTTCTCCGCGAGGGGCTGGATATACCGGAGGTTGCCCTGTTCGCCGTTCTTGACGCGGACAGGGAGGGATACCTCCGCAGTGAGACGGCGCTTATTCAGATGTTCGGCAGGGCCGCGAGAAACACCAATGGCAGGGTGATTATGTATGGAGACAAGGTAACGCCCTCCATGGACGCGGCGATGAAGGAGACCGAAAGGCGCAGGGAGATACAGGTCAGATACAACAAAGAGAACGGCATAACCCCCTCGGCGGTCAAGAAAAACCTGCGCGGCGCTATGGGGCTTGTGTGCGAGGCGGACTATCCGGCTGTTGAAGGAGAGGATGACGCGCAATCCGTGGCGCCGGAAAAAATTCCCTCCAAAATTAAAACGCTCACCGCCGAGATGAAAAAAAGCGCGGACGACCTTGAATTTGAAAAAGCGGCCCACCTCAAAAAACGGATAAAGACGCTCAAAGAGATGGAGGCCAAGTACATCGCGGATATGAAGAAGTGA
- the nusA gene encoding transcription termination factor NusA, protein MSTELNRVIEAVVREKSLQKEEVVKAIEESVISAVENVTGAEAGSGEFEVQYNEEEGAVELFRYKEVVEQVADPQRQVEVGRAKELDPESEVGEEIGIKVWSSEPLSHDDADGFEDSEGKPFTHEGFTRVAIQNAKHKILQKVKEAEGRVIYEEFISRKGRLVTGIVRRIERRSIVVDLGKTEALLPYSHKAPKEFYEPQERVKALLFEIDEERKVPRLILSRVAPDFVKRLFEGEVPEIADGIIEVKAIARDPGSRMKIAVYSHDPDVDPVGACVGIRGARVQNIIQELQGERIDIVPWSANLGRFVSDALSPAVVNKVIIDENNNQMEVVVDEDQLTLAIGRGGQNVRLASILIGWRIDIKTEDQMKQEKEESLAMLARLPSVDNVLAGLLYNEGFRKLEDIVFADSKSVKDVLGDKSDEEVEEIISFARTALQENVKEQTEKKAAEEKKAAEEAEEAGEEAGDGDEQTADPDDVPAVSPDAPAVAGQTEETGTQEQSAAGEEKA, encoded by the coding sequence ATGTCCACTGAGTTGAATAGAGTTATAGAGGCCGTTGTGAGGGAGAAAAGCCTCCAGAAGGAGGAGGTGGTCAAGGCCATTGAAGAGTCGGTAATAAGCGCCGTTGAGAATGTTACCGGCGCCGAGGCAGGGTCCGGCGAGTTTGAGGTTCAATACAATGAGGAAGAGGGGGCGGTTGAACTTTTCAGATACAAAGAGGTTGTTGAACAGGTTGCCGACCCGCAGCGGCAGGTGGAGGTCGGCAGAGCGAAGGAACTTGACCCGGAATCCGAGGTGGGAGAGGAGATAGGCATCAAGGTCTGGAGTTCCGAGCCGCTTTCCCATGACGATGCGGACGGCTTTGAAGACAGCGAAGGCAAACCGTTCACGCACGAGGGTTTTACGCGGGTCGCCATTCAGAACGCCAAACACAAAATCCTCCAGAAAGTCAAAGAGGCCGAAGGCAGAGTTATCTACGAGGAATTCATAAGCCGCAAGGGGCGGCTTGTAACCGGAATTGTGCGGAGAATAGAGAGAAGAAGCATAGTGGTTGACCTCGGCAAAACCGAGGCGCTTCTTCCCTACTCACACAAAGCGCCCAAGGAGTTTTACGAGCCTCAGGAGCGTGTCAAGGCGCTTCTGTTTGAGATAGACGAAGAGAGGAAAGTTCCGCGCCTCATTCTGTCAAGGGTCGCGCCGGATTTTGTAAAGCGGCTTTTTGAGGGCGAAGTTCCGGAGATAGCGGACGGCATTATAGAGGTAAAGGCCATAGCCAGAGACCCCGGCTCCCGGATGAAGATAGCGGTTTACTCCCACGACCCCGATGTTGACCCCGTGGGGGCGTGTGTGGGAATACGCGGCGCAAGGGTTCAGAACATCATTCAGGAACTTCAGGGCGAGAGGATAGACATAGTTCCATGGTCGGCAAATCTTGGACGGTTCGTATCGGACGCCCTGTCCCCCGCAGTTGTCAACAAGGTGATAATAGACGAGAACAACAACCAGATGGAGGTTGTTGTTGATGAAGACCAGCTCACGCTTGCAATAGGGCGCGGCGGGCAGAATGTGCGCCTTGCCTCAATCCTCATCGGGTGGCGCATAGACATCAAAACCGAAGACCAGATGAAGCAGGAAAAGGAAGAGTCCCTCGCCATGCTGGCGCGGCTGCCCTCGGTGGACAATGTTCTGGCGGGTTTGCTGTACAACGAGGGCTTCAGAAAACTTGAAGACATTGTGTTTGCGGACTCCAAAAGCGTCAAAGATGTTCTCGGCGACAAAAGCGACGAAGAGGTTGAGGAAATCATCTCGTTTGCAAGGACGGCTCTTCAGGAAAACGTGAAGGAACAGACCGAAAAGAAGGCGGCGGAGGAAAAGAAAGCGGCTGAAGAGGCAGAGGAAGCCGGGGAAGAGGCGGGGGACGGCGATGAACAGACCGCCGACCCCGATGACGTGCCCGCCGTGAGCCCCGATGCGCCCGCCGTTGCCGGGCAGACGGAGGAAACCGGCACGCAGGAGCAAAGCGCCGCCGGCGAAGAGAAGGCATGA
- a CDS encoding ribosome maturation factor RimP, with translation MTEIIEKLSEMAEEVAAQSGVEIVDLRVSGRNVAVFIDGPGGVSVGQCAEFSREMAVLIDVEGILGSSYNLEVSSPGVERPLKKPGDYDRFCGRRVKVRTKEERQGRRVFIGRIDGTDGGFVKITGEDAGTFSIPFESIEKANLQREL, from the coding sequence ATGACGGAGATTATTGAAAAACTGTCGGAAATGGCGGAAGAGGTCGCCGCGCAGTCCGGCGTTGAGATTGTGGACTTGCGGGTTTCCGGTCGCAATGTGGCGGTCTTCATTGACGGCCCCGGCGGGGTGAGCGTCGGGCAGTGCGCGGAGTTCAGCAGAGAAATGGCGGTTTTGATTGACGTTGAGGGCATACTTGGCTCTTCATACAACCTTGAGGTTTCGTCTCCGGGCGTGGAGAGGCCGCTTAAGAAGCCGGGAGATTACGACAGGTTTTGCGGCAGAAGAGTGAAGGTCAGAACAAAAGAGGAGCGGCAGGGGCGCAGAGTGTTTATAGGCCGCATAGACGGGACGGACGGAGGGTTTGTGAAGATAACCGGCGAGGATGCCGGGACGTTCTCAATACCGTTTGAGAGCATTGAAAAAGCAAATTTGCAGAGGGAGTTATAA